The Flavobacterium johnsoniae UW101 genomic interval CCTTTCATTTCAACTGGTTCGTCACCCGTAACATCAATAATTTTTGTTGAAGCAGTTAAACAAACGTTAGCACCAAGAACAGCTTCTTTACCAACGTGAACACCTTCTACAACAATACAACGAGAACCAATAAAAGCACCGTCTTCAATAATTACCGGAGCAGCTTGTAATGGCTCTAAAACACCGCCAATTCCAACACCACCGCTTAAGTGTACGTTTTTACCAATTTGTGCACAGCTTCCAACAGTTGCCCATGTATCAACCATAGTTCCCTCATCAACATAAGCACCAATGTTTACATAACTAGGCATTAAAATAACACCGCTTGAAATATAAGCTCCATAACGTGCAACAGCATTTGGTACTACACGAATTCCTTTCTCAGCATAATTTCTTTTAAGGAGCATTTTATCGTGGTATTCAAAAATACCAGATTCCCATGTTTCCATTTTTTGAATTGGGAAATACATTACAACCGCTTTCTTAACCCATTCGTTTACCTGCCATTTATCACCAACTGGTTCAGCAACACGTAATTTTCCTGCATCAACCAATTCGATAACTTCTCTAATAGCATCAGTTGTAGCTGTTTCTTGTAATAAAGCTCTGTTTTCCCAAGCTTGTTCAATTGTAGTCTGTAAAGAATTCATAGTTTAAATTTTTGGCAAAGATAAAGTATTTAAAGAAAAGCAAAAAAGTAAACGAGATTGAAAATGTTACATATGTAACATTTTGTTTTTAATTTGATAAATTTTTTTAATGGTCTTTAAGTGGAATAAATTTAAAAAACATCCACTAAAAGTTTTTTTTATATCAAAATATGACAAAAGTCAGATTTTGCACTTTTTCTTCTCTCTACTTTTGTGTAATTAATTCTTACAAACCAGAATTAAAAAATCCAATCCAAAAACATATTAAATTTACGAGACATGAATCAAGAAAATCAACTTCGAACACCAGTTACAGTTATTGATAAAGAAGTTACTTGGGATAAAACGCAGGTAATTATGAGCAAAACAAATGCTTTTGGTATTATTGAATATGCCAATGAAGTTTTTGTTGACGTTTGTGGTTACGAAGATTATGAGTTAATGGGACAGCCGCATAACATTATTCGTCATCCGGATATGCCAAAAGTTATTTTTAAAGTCCTGTGGGAAAATCTTAAAAACGGAAAAAACTTTCATGCAATAGTAAAAAACTTAGCTAAATCTGGAAGATACTATTGGGTTATAACTGACTTTGATATCGCCAGAGACGAAAATGGAGTTATTGTAAACTACTTTGGAAGAAGACAAGCCGTTCCGCAAGAGGTTGTTACAATGCATATTGAACCATTATATAAAAAACTGCTTCAAATTGAAGCAGCAAGCGGAGTAGAATTTAGTGAAAAATACCTAATAGGTTTCTTAGAAGAAAAAAAGAGAACTTATGTAGAATATATTAAAGAGTTAATTTTTGAGCACGAAAAAGCACAAGCAAAATTTGCTCATTATGAAGAAGAACAAGATACTGAAGAACACAAAGGTTTTTTCAGCAGATTATTTAATAGATAGAATAAAGTTTTAGTTTTTAAATATTTAGGTTCGGGTCCGTTTTGAGTTCGCTCAAGGCGGACCTTTTGGGTTAAATAATTAAGAGATTAAATTATGGACTTTTTGAAGTAAGTTAAATTGTAAAAACATCAATTCAAAAAGCTTTATATTTGTATTGTAAAATAAAGTATTATGGAAGCAATAAGATTGGAATTTCAGCCAGAAATT includes:
- a CDS encoding 2,3,4,5-tetrahydropyridine-2,6-dicarboxylate N-succinyltransferase, whose amino-acid sequence is MNSLQTTIEQAWENRALLQETATTDAIREVIELVDAGKLRVAEPVGDKWQVNEWVKKAVVMYFPIQKMETWESGIFEYHDKMLLKRNYAEKGIRVVPNAVARYGAYISSGVILMPSYVNIGAYVDEGTMVDTWATVGSCAQIGKNVHLSGGVGIGGVLEPLQAAPVIIEDGAFIGSRCIVVEGVHVGKEAVLGANVCLTASTKIIDVTGDEPVEMKGFVPARSVVIPGSYTKKFAAGEFQVPCALIIGTRKPSTDLKTSLNNALREYDVAV
- a CDS encoding PAS domain-containing protein yields the protein MNQENQLRTPVTVIDKEVTWDKTQVIMSKTNAFGIIEYANEVFVDVCGYEDYELMGQPHNIIRHPDMPKVIFKVLWENLKNGKNFHAIVKNLAKSGRYYWVITDFDIARDENGVIVNYFGRRQAVPQEVVTMHIEPLYKKLLQIEAASGVEFSEKYLIGFLEEKKRTYVEYIKELIFEHEKAQAKFAHYEEEQDTEEHKGFFSRLFNR